Sequence from the Candidatus Woesearchaeota archaeon genome:
TTAATCACTTGAATAATCGGATGCTTGCAGACATCACAGATTTTATCTGTTGGTTTAATCAATGAAGCAGCAGGAATCTTAAATGTTTTTTCACAGTCAGGATATTTGGAGCACGCGATAAATAAGCCAAACTTCCCGCGCTTCAGCATAAGTGTCCCTTCATATTTACAATGCGGACATGGACCAATAGTTGAAGCAATTTGCTGCGCTTCACGATTCGCACCAATCAACTCTGCGCCAATATGTTTCTCATGTTTCTTAAAGATACCAAGTATTTTCGTCAACACTTCTTTTGCTTCTTCCAACACTTGCGCGGGTTTTTTCTTATGCTGCTCAATCTCTTCCATTTCTTCTTCAAAATGTCGTGTTAATTGTTGATCAAGAATAGAAGGACAATATTTCTCGAGTGTTTCAACTGTTTGAATTCCTAATTTCGTTGCGCCAAGCGTGGTCGGATCAGCGTATCCTCTGTTAAATAACGTTTCAATAATAGACGCGCGCGTTGCTTTTGTTCCAAGATTTTGTTTCTCAAGCTCTTTAATGATAGACGAGACAGTATATCGTTTTGGAGGCTGCGTCATCATATCATGTTTCACAATCTCCTTGACCTTCACGCTATCGCCTTTAGAGACAAGAGGCATTTCTAATTCTTCAAGCTTCACATACGGCACATAAAATTCATGCCAGCCTAATTTAATAGTTCGAGTTCCTTTTGCGACAAAAATTTCTTTATTGACATCAATGTCCATGGAGTTTGTTTCACGTGTCGCGGGATCTGAAAATGTCGCGAGGAATCGTTTGACAATAAGATCATATAATCGCGCTTTTTGTCCATCAAGATGCGCTCGTTGGCCAGTCGGATAAATAGCAGGATGCGCGGGATCAGTTTTCTTTCCATTGTTTGGTTTCAAAACCCCTCGTCCAAGTAATCGCCCAGCAAGTTCTTTGTATTCTGGATTTTTCTCAAGCGCTTGCAATAATTTCTTATACCCCAGTTGTTCAGGTAATTGTTGAGAGGAAGTACGAGGATAAGAAATAAGCCCGCCTAAATACAACTCTTGTGCAATCTCAAGTGTTCTTTTTGGTTGATATTTCAGACATCTATACGATTCTGTTTGCAAAGTAGTCAAATCAAACGGAGTAGGAGGAGCTTGTTCAAACTGCCTTTTAGAAATCTCTACAATCACTGCAGGTTTTCCTTTGGTGTGATGCATAATTTGCTCTGCTTTTTTCTTATCAAAGATACGATCTTCTTTGTGCCATGCGGAAAGCGCGACATCTTTTTTGTGTTCATTTTTGACAGAACCGATGAGTTCAATTTGCCAGAATGGTTCAGGTTTGAAAGCCATGATTTCCTTTTCTCTATCAACGACAATCTTGAGTGACGGACCTTGAACTCTTCCTGAACTGAGAATCTTAAAACTTCCTGCGGCTTTCACAGCCAAACTTAACGCTCGACTTAAATTAATCCCATAATACCAATCAAGTTCGTGTCGTGTCAGCCCTGCGTTAGTCTGCCCCCAGTTAATGGTTTTTTCAGGATGCGTGTACGATTCACGAAGTTCATCAGTCGTCAACGTCGAATATTTCATTCGTTTTGCGTCATGTTCTTTTTTGTTGCAGCAAAATTTAAGAATGTTAAACCCAATAACGTCTCCTTCAATATCGTAATCTGTCGCGAGAATAAAAGAAGTTGCTTTCTTTGATAATTTTTTTAATGTTTTGACAAACGCGGCAGTGTGTTCCGCGCCTTTGTCCACTTCAGATGTTTCTACCCATTTGACATCAAAGACAGGATACGTCCATCCTTTTTTTTCAGATTCAGTAATGGTATACAAGTGACCTGCCGCTGGCGCGATAACAATATCTTGTTTGCCGTGGGTGAGTTCCCAATACGTGACTTTCCCATCTGTTTTTTTGATGGGCTTGCCATCTGCTAATGCTTCTGCGATCTTTTTCGCGGCGCTTGGCTTCTCGGTAATGATTAATTGATACGACATTGTATTTTGTAGGAAAGTGGGTACTGATATAAAAATGTAGGGGTCGAGTGTTTTTTCTTTTTAAAGAAAATATTGAAATGCTGGACGAGAAAAAGCAAGATCCTACCACAACAAAACTTGTTCTTTGAAATAATTCAGAATTCGAGGTAATTTGTCAATGTTCTTAATGGTCTTCATGTATTTTCTGCGCATCGTTCGCGCGTCTTCCCGCTGCATGCCTGTTGTCGTGATATAGGTAATACTTTTGTCAAGAACAGTCCTCTCTTTCTCCACAACTTCGGAAATGCCATACGCGTCAGGGTTCGCGTATACTTTCCCACCTTTCTGTAATCCAAAAATACTCGTCGTGACAAGATCAATAACGTTTTGATTCTGTTTAAGGAAAGTGATCGTGTCAAGAAATTCTTCTTTTGTTTCTGTTGGAAATCCAAACATAATATAGGTCGCGTTTCGAATCCCCGCGTCGTGGCTTTTTTGAAGAACGTTTGCCGCAATCTCCACATGTGTTCCTTTTTTCATAAGATCGAGAATACGTTGATTGCCGGATTCAACCCCCCAGGAGACAGTATGCAAACCAGACGCGTATAACTCAGGAAATACTTCGAGAAGATCTTTTGTCGGACGAAGTTGACACCACCATTTTACCCCAAGCGGCTTGAGCATTGCCGCAAGTTCGAGCAATCTATTTTTCGCGATCATGTCATCGACGAAAAAAATATACTTCGCGCCGCTCTGAACAATAGTTTTGCGAATGTTATCCACATTATACTCTAAGTAAGGAACATCAGCGAAATGCGTGCAGAACGTGCATTGTTTGTAAAAACAAGTACTGCAGGTTTTGATGGGAACCATTTTTTCCAGCAAGAAATATTCTTCAAGAAGATAATCAGAAAAATCAGGAATAGTGTCGCAATGATACGGATGTTCATTCTTATTATTATTTCCTTTCTGATCATCATACTTCTTCAACGCAGGATGTTCTTTCGCAATGGATTCAACCATTTCCACTTCGTTTGCCATAAATTGACAAAGCGCTTTTATTTTGGAGTTCACCGCAGGACCGCCAACGAGAGTAGCGATTCCATGCTTCTTAAGCTCATCAAGAATCGCTTTTGTGTAGAAGCATTGGCTACTATAAACTAAACTAAACGCGACAAGGTCAGGTTTCTCGTCAACAATAAAGGACATAAGTTCTTGCAAAAACTCAGGTTGCTGTCCAGCAAGAACTGCTTTGTTGTTCGCGTAATAAATATCTGCTGCCTCTTTTTCTATAGTTTCAAGAACCATTGCGTACTGTTGCAGGGCCTCAGGAGTATACGACTTTTTCTGACGAAGTTCTACAATTGCGTTGTGCAACGCAGGAAAGCGTAAATAATGAAATTTTGCGTTAAGATCGAGACATTTCACATCCACATCTAAATTATTGTATAAGAAATTCTTCAAGTAGGAAATAGAATACGGCAGCATGGTAGGGGTGCAAAATGGAGGATACACAAGGAGAACTTTCATACGAGCAAAAAAACAAGGAGTGGATTATAAATGTTTGTCAAAGAAATTTTGAATATTCTTTCGGTTTAAGCGAAAAAAACACGTCTTTTTTCATTTTTTCCGAAACTAATTCGGCTTATCCGAAAATCCTTCGGAATGTTCGTAAGATTTTCGGAAAACTCGTCGGAAGATCTATTAATAAGTTTGTTCTAAGAAAAGTATAAAACATTGGTGAGGTCGCATAACGGTTATTGCGGCAGCCTGATGAAGCCCACTTTGAGTGTAGGCTTCAGTGAGCTGTTTCGTCTACCAGGACGAGTCGGGGTTCAAGTCCCCGCCTCACCGTCTTCTTTTTCTTTGTCAGTTATATATTTTATGCAATATTTCATATGATTAACAAAATATGTCAAACCCTTTATATATTTCCAGCTCCTACAAAACGCTATGAACAAACAATGCAGTAGAGTTCAGTTTTATTTTAGTTTTGGCTAAAGCCCACTGCATTGACCAATACAACTTCTGAAGTTTTTTCTTGAATTCTAGAGAGAGTAGAAACATAGTGTTGTCCATTTTGTTCAGAAATTTCTTTTGTTTTTGAA
This genomic interval carries:
- the topA gene encoding DNA topoisomerase I; the protein is MSYQLIITEKPSAAKKIAEALADGKPIKKTDGKVTYWELTHGKQDIVIAPAAGHLYTITESEKKGWTYPVFDVKWVETSEVDKGAEHTAAFVKTLKKLSKKATSFILATDYDIEGDVIGFNILKFCCNKKEHDAKRMKYSTLTTDELRESYTHPEKTINWGQTNAGLTRHELDWYYGINLSRALSLAVKAAGSFKILSSGRVQGPSLKIVVDREKEIMAFKPEPFWQIELIGSVKNEHKKDVALSAWHKEDRIFDKKKAEQIMHHTKGKPAVIVEISKRQFEQAPPTPFDLTTLQTESYRCLKYQPKRTLEIAQELYLGGLISYPRTSSQQLPEQLGYKKLLQALEKNPEYKELAGRLLGRGVLKPNNGKKTDPAHPAIYPTGQRAHLDGQKARLYDLIVKRFLATFSDPATRETNSMDIDVNKEIFVAKGTRTIKLGWHEFYVPYVKLEELEMPLVSKGDSVKVKEIVKHDMMTQPPKRYTVSSIIKELEKQNLGTKATRASIIETLFNRGYADPTTLGATKLGIQTVETLEKYCPSILDQQLTRHFEEEMEEIEQHKKKPAQVLEEAKEVLTKILGIFKKHEKHIGAELIGANREAQQIASTIGPCPHCKYEGTLMLKRGKFGLFIACSKYPDCEKTFKIPAASLIKPTDKICDVCKHPIIQVIKKARRPVQFCLNTNCPTKHEGVSAKEIHDIESGKTTKNCPTCKAPLILRKSVYGTFLGCSTFPKCRYIERLGERPKLKKKEEDVKVEVSAGSGNEE
- a CDS encoding radical SAM protein, with product MKVLLVYPPFCTPTMLPYSISYLKNFLYNNLDVDVKCLDLNAKFHYLRFPALHNAIVELRQKKSYTPEALQQYAMVLETIEKEAADIYYANNKAVLAGQQPEFLQELMSFIVDEKPDLVAFSLVYSSQCFYTKAILDELKKHGIATLVGGPAVNSKIKALCQFMANEVEMVESIAKEHPALKKYDDQKGNNNKNEHPYHCDTIPDFSDYLLEEYFLLEKMVPIKTCSTCFYKQCTFCTHFADVPYLEYNVDNIRKTIVQSGAKYIFFVDDMIAKNRLLELAAMLKPLGVKWWCQLRPTKDLLEVFPELYASGLHTVSWGVESGNQRILDLMKKGTHVEIAANVLQKSHDAGIRNATYIMFGFPTETKEEFLDTITFLKQNQNVIDLVTTSIFGLQKGGKVYANPDAYGISEVVEKERTVLDKSITYITTTGMQREDARTMRRKYMKTIKNIDKLPRILNYFKEQVLLW